The following coding sequences lie in one Miscanthus floridulus cultivar M001 chromosome 9, ASM1932011v1, whole genome shotgun sequence genomic window:
- the LOC136480616 gene encoding uncharacterized protein, producing MADTMADFHEARFVEGMEVEDDPEETAKAFYTMMEAAQKPLQEKTMVSQLDAISRLIVLKSQLGISRDGFDLVLTVLGKLLSDPHTLPKNTYESQRLLRALKMPYEGIQACPKGCVLFRGDHEKATHCPKSKAARFVEVEGSDGKKKQSKIPEMVLRHLPFLQRIQRLYMIEGSAKQMTWHKNGKRYSPDKMVHPADGDAWKHFDDMNPSKAMEARNVRVALATDGFNPFGMMAAPYTCWPVFVIPLNLPPGVMFEPRNVFLTLIIPGHLGNNMGVFMQPVWDELQHAWGEGVKSPAEVLAEIEAPQIDEVNGGFIGYGNNHMWTHISALTRLPYFKHLLLPHNIDVMHTEKNVAEALWATLMDIGKKSKDNVKARLDVEKICDRPKLVMKTPAPGKRWKRGLADYILKRADRKEVLQWMKTLQFPDGYAVNLSRGVNLQTMKVLGMKSHDFHIWIERILPAMTRGYLPEPVWRVLAELSFFFHQLCAKELSQDICVDLEKAAPLLLCKLEMIFPPGFFLSMQHLILHLPREARLGGPVQAR from the exons ATGGCAGACACGATGGCAGACTTTCATGAAGCACGGTTCGTTGAAGGAATGGAGGTGGAGGATGATCCAGAggaaaccgcaaaggcgttctacaccatgatggaggcagcacagaagccccttcaagagaagacaatggtttcgcaactAGATGCCATTTCACGCCTAATAGTGTTGAAGTCGCAATTGGGCATTAGTCGAGATGGCTTCGATCTCGTGTTGACAGTTCTTGGCAAACTACTTTCGGATCCTCACACCCTGCCGAAGAACACGTACGAGTCACagagactccttcgtgcacttaagatgccatatgaggggatccaagcttgtccgaaggggtgcgtcctattcagGGGAGACCATGAGAAAGCAACACACTGTCCAAAGAGCAAAGCCGCTAGGTTTGTGGAGGTAGAAGgcagtgatggcaagaagaaacagTCTAAGATCCCCGAGATGGTCttacggcaccttcctttcctacagaggatccaacggctgtacatgatAGAGGGGTCCGCGAAAcaaatgacatggcacaagaatggcaaaagatacagtcctgacaagatggtacacccagcGGATGGTGATGCATGGAAGCACTTCGATGACATGAATCCTAGCAAGGCTatggaggctcggaatgtacgcgtagcgctggcaacagatgggttcaacccgtttggaatgatggcggccccatacacttgttggcccgtgttcgtgatccccctcaatcttcccCCCGGCGTCATGTTTGAACCTAGGAACGTGTTCTTGACGCTGATAATACCTGGACACCTGGgcaacaatatgggtgtgttcatgcagcCAGTGTGGGATGAATTGCAACATGCTTGGGGAGAGGGG GTTAAGAGCCCTGCCGAGGTCCTTGCCGAGATAGAGGCTCCTCAAATTGATGAAGTCAAtggtggttttattggatatggtaacaaccacatgtggactcatatatcGGCCTTGACTAGGCTCCCGTACTTCAagcaccttcttcttccacacaacatcgatgtaatgcacacagaaaagaatgtcgccgaggcactctgggcaacactcatggacattggtaaaaagtcaaaggacaacgttaaggctagactagACGTGGAAAAGatttgcgatagaccaaagctagtgaTGAAGACCCCTGCGCCAGGCAAGAGATGGAAAAGGGGCCTGGCCGATTACATCCTAAAAAGGGCCGATAGGAAGGAAGTACTGCAGTGGATGAAGACGTTACAGTTCCCGGATGGGTATGCGGTGAAtctgagtaggggagtgaacttgcaGACTAtgaaagtcttagggatgaagagtcatgacttccacatatggattgagcggatccttcctgcgatgacccgGGGATACCTCCCCGAGCCAGTGTGGCGcgtcctggcagagttgagctttttcttccaccaactttgtgccaaggagttatctcaggACATTTGTGTTGACCTGGAGAAGGCTGCACctctgttgctctgcaagttggagatgatatttccacccggcttcttcctgtcgatgcagcatctgattttgcacctaccgcgcgaggcacggttgggggggcccgtgcaggcccgttga